Part of the Perognathus longimembris pacificus isolate PPM17 chromosome 1, ASM2315922v1, whole genome shotgun sequence genome, tatacatTAAATCCTGATTCCAATAGAGGACTATTAAAATCATGTTTATGTGTTCACTGTACAGATTGATGAGATCTGACATCCTCAAAGAAAAGTAATCACattgaaaaggaaagaatgtgATAAATTGGATAGGGGAAGATAGGCATGTAAGAACACATCAttgtgagaatattgaaaggggaaacattgatcaagacacattatattcataaactgctttgttaaattacaACTCCTTTGTTCATctacttaaaaatacaaaaatagagtTGGTAGTAAGATTCTTTCCTAAAAATCCAACTTGTCGTTTTAGTCAACTGATCAATTAATATTTACTAAAGACTAAACATTAGACTTTTAGAGGATGTCATTTTTCTGTTGGTGTACATAAGACTAAAATTAATGTCTTGTTGATAGTTGAATTGTTAGTCTTTCTCTTAGCTGCTATCTCTCTTTGGTTAAGAGTGCCCAAAAATGTTCTCATTGCCTTGCCTGTGCCTGTATACAGGACAGAATGCACTTCACAGTCTTAAGTCATTCTTCTGAAAAAATTCACTTTTCTTTACTTGCAATGAACatctcaacaggaaaaaaaacaggcaaatatgagtaattacattttttgagaaacatcttaacacattttaaaatccaACATTTTGAAATAGATATACTTTACAGTACCAATCATTACATTTCCCCAAAGATTAGTAAAAGTCAAGTAGtataattttgtattattttcagtGAAACAAAAGTGTTCATACTTTCAGGAAGTAGgtggttttcttttaaagattttttttggcaTTAAATGAAAAGCTAAACTTTGTTTCATATGCAAATCAATGGAAATGAATAGTTACTAACCTTTTCAGTTcttaaaaaagttaaatgaattcCATCCTTATTATTTTCcaagtttaaaaatatgaaacacaCAATTTTGTTGACATTTCAGTGTGGAAATTTGAAGATAAACAGGTATATTTTGTAGGATTTGAGCTGTTTGAGACTGTTCAGAAAAATTTCGTTTTGTTCTGGCTGAGCTAATTCCAGAGAGTATAGAGTATAGATTCTGTTAGATTTGTCTTAGTCACTTCATTATCATTATAGTAAATTACCTGAGGTacttataaaaacataaaatatttatttttggaacACGTTCTTAGAGCCTCCAGCCCAAGAGTGGTTAGACACCTTAATTTGAGTCTCTGTTAATAGGTGTTATGGATTAGAGTGGCATAAACAACATGGCAGAGCAAGTTGTTCACTTTATGTCCAAGCAGTAAAGGAGGAAGGGGACAGTGTCTCTTAATCTCTTCTGAGCAATGACCATAATCCCCAATGAATAAAGGACCTCCCACAAGGATGCAAATTCTAGGAACAGAGACACATAGacattgtctcttcttttttggtagtggggattgaatccaggatgttgcacttggtaggcaagtgccactgagctacatcccagccccaagtgcATGTCTGAAAAAGACCTGCTGTGGAAAATTATTCAAAGAGAAACCATGAGTAGGTACGTCTGGAAGAAGACATAACAGTTATTATGATGGCTGTTACTTTCTAACAATAAGGCTGAAAATGTGTATTTCTTGAATGCCCTCCTTCAAGTAATGACCTGGGTGGCCCTGGCTAGTGAGGCAGCTTAGCTCCAAACAATAGCTAAATGCCTCTACTGTGTCCTCAAGATGATGATATCGGTGTTTGAAATAACTTCACAATGTGAAGTTAGACACACATTACAGGAACTAAAGTCTCTTACCAAGTTATAAGGACGACCTTTTCCTCTCCAGAGTCGGTGGCTACAATTTAATTATTCCTGCACACATGAGATACTGGCATTATAGTAACAAACTAGTTATCATAtgtgctaaggaaaaaaaaaaaagatttttcttccAGAAGTGTCTGAGAAGTAGAGGTTTCCCAACCACAAAGTCTCTGATGCATAAGCAAGGCAGAACCAATGGAGGAACCAAAATAGCAGTGTGGctggggaaaagaaatgaaaatgaggatAAAAGGGGGCAAAATCCAGGATTTTAGTCCAAGTGTAATAAAAACTGTTGTGTTTTTAAAGCCaaccttttctggttttttgttgctttgttttgttttgttgcactAGTTTTAGGCTCACAGCAAAAGTAAGAGCAGATACTGGGAGTTCTTCCTAAGATATGCCAGGCCTCCCCCTATTAAGAACATTCATGATTTACATCTAGCTTGACACTTGACTATACATTTCATGAACATGAACATATGTATGAATGACATATGCACCACcctactattattgttgttgttgttctaaacATCCTCAGTGCTCAATCTATTCACCCTTCCCACCCCAAACAATCTCTAAAAATCTGGTATGGATTTTATGGCTTAAAAGACTGTTtcacttgtttctttgtttcctgatTTGAAAGTACCATGGCTTGAATTTAGAATCTCATGCCTGCTCTGATTTGCTCTGCTTGCTTGTCCATCTGTCGcttaaccatttgagccatgcttccaatacGGCTTTGTGTTGGAATtttgaagagagttaaaggcaaACTTTACcacctgggttggtttcaaactgcaattctctaGCTCCCAGCTTCCTGTGATGCTATGTACTTGATGAGTCACTATGACATTTTAGTACTGAGTTTTAATGTATTGACTGGatattttgtaatttatatatacttttttttttaactgaaggtACCTACCTTGTCATCAATAAGACAatgatggagggctggggatatggcctagtggcaagagtgcttgccttgtatacatgaggccctgggtttgattctccagcaccacatatacaaaaaacggccagaagtggcacaagtggcagagtgctagccatgagcaaaaagaagccagggacagtgctcaggccctgagtccaagaacaaagattggcaaaaaataaaaattaaaaaaaataataataaaataaacaaagacaATGATGGATAAAACATTATAAATATTTCTAGGCAGCTTTTTTGATGATGAGATGTTAGCCTGATAAAGCCTTGTAGGGTGGATATTTACTGAAGCAGGGAAGTAAAGGAACCACACTAAAGAGAGAAGGGACAATTCCTCCACTGaaatggaagaggagaaaaacaatGGTAGCTGGAGGCAATTTGACTGTTCtttgtggagggaggagggaggaggagtgaTGTGATTAATTTTCCTATGAAATTTGGATTCGATAATTCTAAAATTATCACATGAAAATAAGGAGAATTAAGAATATCATAACTAAAGAAATAAGAAGATAGGAACTAACATCAATGACAACCAGATGTGTATTTTTAAGGAATTGTAAAATTCTGTAAACCACTAAGAGTGGACCTGAgttctgtgattaaaaaaaaaaattaaatgtacttCAGAGAAGGTGGTGCTTTTCTTCAACTTTATAAAGTTTCTCATGAAGAGACAGAAGCAAGGGAGATGAATTTAAGCAGGCATGGTTAAATTTGTGCTCTGAAGAGATAGGACAGGGAAGTGAGTATAAAAAGGGAGTCTTTACATTTTGGAACTTAGAGTGCAAATCAAGCAATGTAAAAGATAAAAGTATGACCAGAAAGTGAAGAGTCAGAAGGGGTTCGGGAAATGGATTAAACAAGATTTACAATTTTATCTACTGGAAGTAAGTCTGCAGTGAAATATGTAATTCTagggacttatttttattttattagctatCCCAATCACATAACACATAAAAATTTCACTTAAAGATTTTCACTAAAATTGGAACATGTTTTCATTCACCACTGTTTCAGACAGGCCCACTTTCACAACAACAtcctctatatattttttttaaaaagtatgaatAAGTCTTTATAAAGGGTGTATTtctcaaaatgaaatattaaaagtgGTGTTATTTCTGTTTAGGGTCAGTCACATGTATGCTAGACTTTGTTATAACCTTAGTTTCATATAAATTGCCAATTATTTGACCTATCTATTCTGTGATTtgcaaaattacaaaatattttatgtatatgatgATTAACACCTACTCCAATTATACATAACACATCATGCTCAAAATGTAGATTTATTTGTAAACATTTAGCCCAGCTTATGTTAATGCAGGAAAAACTCACATCTACTGAACCACAGTTGTAGAAGAGACAATATAAGTATTTTGGTCACATTTTCACATAAGTACAATTAGATATTTAGTTAAACACTAATAACAACAAGCACATGTAAGTAATCTATCTTCTCAGTAGTAGTAAGAACCCCTTTTGAGTATGTAGGGTCTTCTGGGCTTATTCTCATACAGCTGCCTTTTCAGAATGTAagggatttttctctttatcactTCCTCCTTCTCATTTTTGTCATTTCCGTTATCAAGAATATCTTCTTGAATCATCTGCAAATTGAGAGATCATATCAGAAATGTAAATGTGTAAACTCTTTCATTCCAGTTCATTGCTCTTCATTTTACCctattttgtttaaataaaaacaaatgtatatgACTATAGATATTTTGTGAGAGATGACTATTGGTTGGCTGAGGTGAGAGGATCAGAACATGTTGTTTAGTATTCTTGGATCAGTATCTTAGTTTATCTGACAGGACCTTTTCAAAAATACTCTATATTCTTCCAGACCTATCATGAATCCCTCTAACTGAGTAGAACTGTGAATGAAAAATTTTCATTCTTGGATTTCAGATGGCAAGAGTTAAATGAATTAGATGCATGATATATCACATCCAAAATGGTATCGAATCTGAGAAATTAAGTCTGACTGTAAAAGTAATAGGGCTTAACTAAGTCAATTGTTTACTTGATTTGAAAGCCATTGCAAAGACCCATTTCTCAGTAGAGAAAGGGGGATGCTTGCCCTTCCTACCTTGCTCAATTTTTGTAGATCTCATCACAGGCAAAACTTCTATTTATAGGGCTACAATCTGTCTAGATTATGGATGCCTTTTAAACTTTGGGGGTCTCTATCACTAATACTGACACTTATATATGCACAACATCTTATCACCAAGTATTTTCTTTCAAACCACAGctattcaatttcattgaaggaaAAGTATATACTGTCAGACAATCTAGCTTCTCAATCTTCAGTTTCTTTGTGCACAACCTATAATTACTTGTACCAGAATggtattatcattttatttttaaatcactcaacatttaaaaataccaaaAGTTCCAATTTTAGGTGACCTTTAACTATTTGCATAATAAGATATTAAGGGTTTCCTTCTTTTCTGGATTAAATAACACATAATTGACATTTCTTGATGTTAAGACTTGTATTTTGAACTTTTATTGGCCTaaacaatatttaaaagaataaacaatTTTGACGGAATTAAAATTGAAGGATGAATCATACTCTGAGTGGAATCAAAactgtactttttttgttttattcatctgGAAAGCATCTTTTGGTTGATCAGTTAGAATAAATATTCTTTTCCACAAGACATCTCTGTAGCACAAGTTTATTATATTAGCTGGACGGTAACCTCAGATTTTCAATGCTGGTGTAAACCCAGCAtataaaacatttaagaaaatttttCTTGGaggttaatatgattttttctcctactggaaaaaaattaaatgtttttgaCTTCCATTTGTCACTGATTCACTCTCCTCATCCATATCTCCAACACTTCTCAATATCTATAGTCTTCTGAAATCACATTTACCTAATAATTGTCAAATCATTTAAATTTACAATTAACTGTTTTTCATCTAAATGTAACATTTAAAGTTTAAATATTACCCCTTTAATATTATATCATTGGATTATTTCTTCAGTGGGTGAGATGGATATGAAGTTAGAATTAATTTTGGAGAATTGAACATAAGCTTGGCAATACTGAAAGGGTTGTATCTTATATACCATTATTTACCTTGTGTGACCAGAGAGGAAAACTGCAGAAAATCACTGTTCCAGCAAAACTAATTGACATCTACAACTAAAATATGGACAAAGTTTTCTGTGTTGGTTAAAGATATGCATCAGGCTAGGGGGTAAATGTTCTGATTTGGTTCATAACCATCGGATTATTAGTGTCTACAGACACTAACTCAGCTCAAATCCagttttgttattgaaataaagcTTTTTTCCCTCACTGCCATCATTTTCTAACTAAAGAAGTTACCAATACTTCATAAAGAAGATTTACCCTGTACTTTATTTTAATTCTATATTATACAATTTGATTGTCTTTGTTATAAAAGGTCTAATTTGGTTGCTAAGCATGCTAGAAGTATACACttaaataaaatgggaaaatgatagagataggaaggtaggtaggtagggaAACACACATACTCATGTCCTCATATGTAAGGAAAAACAATAGAAAGGGTCCTACGAAAAAATGGAATAATGTAAGTGTGTATACATATGAGTGTGTCTATCTACATGTATATATGGGCATAAATACATATagttaaatatatacacatacaggcatatgtatatacatgtatacataaacaTAGATATGGGCATACAtgcctatatatatgtatgtatacccatatatatatacacatggtcCAATATATATGTAGTTATGTGTGTAgctatacaaatatatgtgtgcctatatatgtatatatatatatgtacatgtgtataactGTTATCtatttttgtggaaaaaaaataagcatttttatttaCCTTCTGTATTTAAATACAAAAGCTAAAAACCCATGAATACACATATCTAAGTTCCATATACATAATAGGAATcaaaaattttatatattatgtcATTTTGGGTTAATAtatcaaatacaaataaaaagtttTCACTTGTTTCCTCATTTTGTGTGGAACTTTTTTGCATTCTCTTTGTTTATAGGTAAGTACACTTTACAGTGGTTTTAGGAAAATGTTTTGGGTTGCTTAAATTTCTTAGACATGCCTCCACTGCCAGCACTAGAAACAAAACTTGCATAAGTATGCCATCCATTTAAGCACAAACAAAACATATGGATCAAATCTGCCTTAAGATATGCCCTCCTtttaagattaaagaaaaaaatattttgacaaagTCCAAATATTTGTGGGACACTTTGAAGATCTGAAAGAATAGTAACCTCAACACATGGtttattctttcttaatatgTATAAATCTTCCTGTTATGGTATGATCAAGACATAAATATCAACACAAATGAGAGCTAAATGGTATAATGATAATTATACTCatactgtgtttttcttttacctcCCAATGTTGAAAGGCCCTGCTGTGACAGATTTTTTGGAGCTGGTATATGGTCAGCATTGCTTCCAAACTGAAGCCATCTACAACCATAGGGAGTTTCCTTCTTATAACAATTTCTTCTTCAGGAGCCTCTCCTGTTTCCTCAGTTTGGCCATTCAGGTTATTTATAAGACTACACACATTTAGCAGGGTCATTTTCCAAGAGGGAACATTTGCTTTACTGATCtgtaatttagaaagaaaaaaataggaaataattcTATTATACTTTACCATTTCATTGTTACCTTATTCTAATACATCCAGTCTCCACGTATAACTTCATGTCACATATCAGCAGAGTATCATTACATAATAGCATTTACTTAGTACAAGGCagttaaacatacacacacacacattacacataaacagaacaaaacaacaagaaaatgtaaaaggaaaataagaataaaggTATTCATATACTGTGATTAAAATGTCCAAGTACCCATTTGCTATTATTTCAGCTGTGTCTAATGAATAAGGAGCTAAAATGgtaataattattttgaaaagctACAGCAAGGTGAGGCCATTGAATATTTTACACATTAATAGTTCTCATGGGGTTATCACAGCTAACCAAGATATTTCTTAGTTCCAAAATTTACATTTTGTAAAATTATCTTCCTTTTCTGATGGGATGTTGACTGAACTCATAACTGACATAATCAGCACCTGCTCTACTTGTGAAAGACAATCATTAAGAAAACCTAAATAGGTTACGTAGGAGAACCTGGCTGTGACATACttaagaaaatatatcaaaaagtAAGAAGATGGAGGAATGAATTAACTTTTTCCTGAAAAACTTAAAATATCTAAATTACTACAAAGAAATGTTGAGAAATAAGACAGAATGAAAGTGGTATCAAGTAAGAATTGTACCTGCATTGCTCTGCAAGTATTATACAATTGAAAATTATTatccctatttcaaaaatatgagGAGACTAGAAGTTGCAGAATAGGACTTGACAAAATAATTCTAAAGTTAATTTGGAAGGATGAATGTGGAAATATCCAATAATATGTATAAAAAGTGATAAAGACCTTGCTAGATACTGAAATGTATTTAGAGCTATAGTAATCAAGGTAATGAAGTAAAGTAGAACAAAAGATCCAACAAGAGATAATATATGAGAACGTTATCTGAGTGCATATAGCTGTGTAGCCTGTTTCAAAAGTTGTACTTATAATGCTTTGGGACACTTAACTATGAAGAAATTTGCATGTATAGCTGCATGTTTATTCAAAACTTCTTATGCCACATCACAGGCAAACAATAGAGATGTGttaaatatagaagaaaataaattaatgtgaTAAAAATACACGGAAGAATAATTTTCTCAATCTGTTGCCAGTAACAGATGTCTATAGTACACTCCATAAATGAGGGGTGGAATTTAAgtagataaatatataaattatcttttacacatttgtaaattttatctggacatttatgtatattatataactatTGGTAACATCCTGAGCTAAAATCAAAATTAAGCTATATATAAAAATCTGAATGtggttatgtatgtgtgtaaattCAGCACTCTGAAGTCTGAGGTAGGGAGTTCATAAACTGGAAGCCAGATTAggctaaacaaatgaacaaacgaaGTATTTTACAAAATGCTAATCTTCTTAATTTAGGCTTAggcttttataaagaaaataataactacTACCCCAGAGAAATATTAACACTAAAAACTTAGATAGATGATATAAACAGGAGAGTCAAAAAATTATTAATCCAAAAGTATAAGAAGGAAGTATATGTAAGGATTTCCAGCTTGGTTTCATCTCCATCACGTTTGCTTTATAGGTTGTCATACCGTGTCCTTTATAATTTAGGAAAGCCATTTTATTTCCcaagatcaaagaaaaaaaacagcaaaaatccaCTTAGGTTTCATTCTGGTATTTAACTTGACtatttaaatacttttcataTGTACAAGGTAATAGTGATgagaaaatgttcttttaaaaccATGCATGTATTCCCATATAATTATATGTTTAGTTAAGGTTGAAACACGGCCGGTTTTCCTCTCACTTCAACACTTTGAAAACTGTAAAATTTCCCCAAATAAAAGAGATGCCTGCCAAATAGCTTTCCAATCGTGAAGAGAATTTATTACTACAAGAAAAACACACCATGTTTTAGTGGATTATTCATCTATTCTTCAAAACTatgttaaggaaaagaaaattcaccttTGTTGTACGCATATTGGTCAATATATCACCTTCTAATGCTTTCAGTTCCTCTTCTGAGTCTGAGGAAGATCAAAACCACGTGATTATAATATAATTATGGCATATGATGATATTGAAACCTGCACATTTGAAATTAGTCTTAAAGTCTTGTATCTTCTCTTCATGTTCACTGTATTTAAAATagttcccagaaaaaaaattgattaatTTTATGCTGACGTCTAGACTAGTAGAAGTATTTATAAGCAAAAGTACTAAATCATTTACTAAGAGATATTCATGATTTGCTTTATTCATGATCCATGATTGAATTGCTTTATCTCTGAATATTAGTAAAATATTTCACAACATAGATTTAATCAAATATACTTACTAGTCTATAgatttaaaatgtacatattgCTGCttagtcaataaaataaaaaaatataaacacatgagacctttttaagacaaaataaaatgtgattgcaTACTGATACTTTTAGAATAAGTATACTGGGATTTAGTCCACTTGAGAAGTTATTTTGTCAAACACACTCTGAcagtattaaaaataatgctttaaACAAGAATTTTGGATTTTGTACATTTTGCTATTTTATCACAGCAATAAGGAAATTCTTTCAGCAGAAATATAACTCACTTTCAATTCATGTAACATAGTATTGAAAATGGGCTTCTGATCCTTTTGCAATATCCTTTCCAGGTTTCCATTAATTAATATTTCATAGAGCAGTAACATTTAGAAAAGACTTTGGCATAATAGAATCAAGTTGTGGAATGTTATGATATGTGATTAGTTGTGATAAAACAAGGTGAAACTAAACTTTGTTCTACATTTCTTGTCCTCTAACTCCTAAGAAAAGTCAAAATCACACTTAGCAAAATCATTTGGAGAAATCAAGTTATACTAGAAATGTTTTCCCTGTGCTTGGTAAAAATGCACTGTTTTTcaatagctatgacaaattacatTAATAATGTTTGGAAAGTATGTGCCAAAATCACCACAAATTTTGACTTATCACAGGAAGCAGTTTCAAGAGCCAATAGACATAGTCTATAATTGATAACCTATTTTTCCACATACTACATGCTGTCTAATCTTCTTAACTATTAGACAGAACTGCAATTGTGGAAAAGTTGGTATCTTCAAATCCTCTTCTAATGATCAAatgaataaaagtattttaaacaaaaaacagTTGTACATGCTGGAAGAATTTAATAGCATCTGAAAAATCACAGTGTGAGTGAATTAACCCTTCCTATGTCATATTTATGAAGTAAAAATCTATGATAGCATAAAAATAGTTTAcatattttgcttctttctccTATAAGACTATTTTGCTTTGATATTAgtcaattattttctattttaattaaagCAATCATCA contains:
- the Nts gene encoding neurotensin/neuromedin N yields the protein MMAGMKIQLVCMMLLAFSSWSLCSDSEEELKALEGDILTNMRTTKISKANVPSWKMTLLNVCSLINNLNGQTEETGEAPEEEIVIRRKLPMVVDGFSLEAMLTIYQLQKICHSRAFQHWEMIQEDILDNGNDKNEKEEVIKRKIPYILKRQLYENKPRRPYILKRGSYYY